The following are encoded in a window of Solibacillus sp. FSL R7-0668 genomic DNA:
- a CDS encoding S1 domain-containing RNA-binding protein: protein MSIEVGSKVQGKVTGITNFGAFVELPDGKTGLVHISEVADNYVKDINEHLKVGDEVEVKVMNVEADGKIGLSIRKAKPQAERPERPERSQRPRRDNNRSNDRNDRQPKENFEQKMARFLKDSDERLTTLKRATESKRGGRGARRG from the coding sequence ATGTCAATTGAAGTAGGCAGCAAAGTACAAGGTAAGGTAACAGGCATCACAAATTTCGGTGCATTCGTTGAGCTTCCAGATGGAAAAACAGGTTTAGTTCACATTAGTGAAGTAGCAGACAACTATGTAAAGGATATTAACGAACACCTTAAAGTCGGCGATGAAGTCGAAGTGAAAGTGATGAATGTTGAAGCGGATGGTAAGATTGGTCTTTCAATTCGTAAAGCAAAGCCTCAAGCTGAGCGACCAGAGCGCCCAGAGCGTTCACAACGTCCTCGTCGTGATAACAATCGTTCAAATGATCGCAACGATCGTCAACCAAAAGAAAACTTTGAGCAAAAAATGGCGCGCTTCTTAAAAGATAGCGATGAACGCTTAACTACATTAAAACGTGCAACTGAATCAAAACGTGGTGGACGAGGAGCTCGCAGAGGATAA
- a CDS encoding sodium:potassium antiporter gives MVQNFTYLAFLCGISMLLVVGGVVLTNLPLPFQIIMIAVGLVGGIFCFITLIRVLIKHNAENADKSAPKQKR, from the coding sequence TTGGTACAAAATTTTACATATTTAGCTTTTTTATGTGGTATTAGTATGTTGCTTGTCGTTGGTGGTGTTGTATTAACGAATTTACCACTGCCTTTTCAAATTATTATGATTGCAGTTGGCTTAGTTGGTGGGATTTTTTGTTTCATCACATTAATTCGCGTTCTCATTAAACATAATGCCGAAAATGCGGATAAATCTGCACCTAAGCAAAAGCGTTAA
- a CDS encoding SpoIIE family protein phosphatase produces the protein MVTINRQQEEKIFPSLKLDELNNKKQLFAVSLLFIAFCFAQAVFFGTIAPLFLPLWLVLREKLPTNQKYVLIGGLLGTFLLGFGQGMLVLLQLLWLEALHRFPYLKISIYAQLLSAVLIVQMLWQIALNGGLPTVLVTVSIVYESMFALMILFFLNQLVPLAGARSEEWTKHKMVAAVFILASLIVGMKELVVLYFSLPQIMLQLLICVVAFTSTMGATVILTLALGFLIGLADLSFTGMMILYACSGLVASFVQLYGRVLVAIFSMLPSVFFFFYDATMPLDSVYFISSLTGAILFLLVPKSFLQECKDYYTQQSAPVVRIHRNEMVEQQLQQFQHFAFFMKELVFERFTKDVAATTNQPTQSDPFLICSSCFRRAQCFGGEQEMVPIIENWRLARRSSKPVTWLRAEEQLKSKCIKSGKLLEELQAALQKEQMERQFYHGKKMIALQLRDLTEHLQQLLQHQQKELDAPETSNQLQQFLIEQGLKCLHIEWQNNEVGEREVNFYLGDEGDVQGIIQVLEQHLFEWLHEPMQGELISEQRHPIFYRQLKFRSAIRYQLEYDVYTYSYQDHAISGDSYRVFPLHKGLTAMMLSDGMGRNQAAQEESERLIQTLQQCLAYNLDPETAMHTMHYVLSLKNDSDMYATMDFALVDLQFGNLWCWKAGGMTTYVLRGDELFKVESTCAPIGFLPDFAVDTEMVKLRAEDIILMVSDGLFTASEQWDVQEKRFIAAIRESLAQGASIQVALFDCMTHYKQKYEITDDCTVMLFRLQHVAKPWHVFRPTDDFRLN, from the coding sequence ATGGTTACAATTAATCGTCAGCAAGAAGAAAAGATATTTCCTAGCCTAAAACTCGATGAATTGAACAATAAAAAGCAGCTCTTTGCAGTCAGTCTTCTATTTATTGCCTTTTGTTTTGCACAAGCTGTATTTTTTGGCACAATTGCACCACTATTTTTACCTCTTTGGCTCGTACTGCGAGAAAAGCTCCCGACTAATCAAAAATATGTATTAATCGGTGGACTATTAGGAACATTTTTATTAGGGTTTGGTCAAGGGATGCTAGTGCTCCTACAATTGCTATGGCTAGAGGCATTACACCGTTTCCCTTATTTAAAAATATCCATTTATGCACAGCTATTATCAGCTGTATTGATTGTGCAGATGCTTTGGCAAATCGCCCTCAATGGTGGATTACCAACCGTTTTAGTTACGGTTTCGATTGTTTATGAAAGCATGTTTGCCCTGATGATATTATTTTTTTTAAATCAGCTTGTCCCGCTAGCTGGTGCGCGTAGTGAGGAATGGACAAAGCATAAAATGGTTGCAGCGGTATTTATTTTAGCGAGCTTGATTGTTGGGATGAAGGAGCTTGTCGTATTATATTTTTCACTCCCACAAATTATGCTCCAATTATTGATTTGCGTTGTGGCGTTTACATCGACAATGGGCGCGACGGTTATTTTGACGTTAGCCCTTGGTTTTTTAATAGGTTTAGCGGATCTATCCTTTACTGGGATGATGATTTTGTATGCCTGTAGTGGGCTAGTAGCGAGCTTTGTTCAACTTTATGGGCGCGTCCTAGTCGCGATTTTCAGCATGCTTCCAAGTGTATTTTTCTTTTTTTATGATGCGACAATGCCACTAGATAGCGTGTATTTTATATCAAGTTTAACAGGCGCCATTTTATTTTTGCTTGTGCCGAAAAGCTTTTTGCAGGAATGCAAAGATTACTACACACAACAATCAGCACCCGTTGTTCGAATTCATCGTAATGAAATGGTGGAGCAGCAATTACAGCAGTTTCAACATTTTGCGTTCTTTATGAAAGAACTTGTATTTGAACGATTTACAAAAGATGTAGCAGCGACAACAAATCAGCCTACGCAGAGTGATCCGTTTTTAATTTGCTCGAGCTGTTTTCGCCGAGCGCAATGCTTCGGTGGCGAGCAAGAGATGGTTCCGATTATTGAAAATTGGCGTTTAGCAAGACGTAGCTCGAAGCCTGTGACATGGCTGCGGGCAGAAGAGCAACTGAAAAGTAAATGCATCAAATCCGGAAAATTACTAGAGGAGCTTCAAGCAGCGCTACAAAAGGAGCAAATGGAGCGTCAATTTTATCACGGTAAAAAGATGATTGCCCTTCAATTACGCGATTTAACGGAGCACTTACAGCAATTACTACAGCATCAGCAAAAAGAGCTGGATGCGCCGGAAACCTCGAATCAGCTACAGCAGTTTTTAATAGAGCAAGGTTTAAAATGCCTCCACATCGAGTGGCAAAACAATGAAGTCGGTGAGCGTGAAGTCAATTTTTATTTGGGGGATGAAGGGGATGTGCAAGGTATAATACAGGTGCTTGAACAGCATTTGTTTGAATGGCTTCATGAACCAATGCAAGGCGAGCTCATCAGTGAACAGCGACATCCAATTTTTTATCGTCAGCTCAAGTTTCGTTCAGCAATTCGCTATCAATTGGAGTATGATGTATATACGTATTCCTATCAAGATCATGCCATTTCGGGGGACTCCTACCGTGTTTTCCCATTGCATAAAGGGTTAACAGCAATGATGCTTTCAGATGGGATGGGTAGAAATCAGGCAGCACAAGAAGAAAGTGAGCGATTAATTCAAACGCTACAGCAGTGCTTGGCCTATAATCTAGACCCAGAAACAGCGATGCATACAATGCACTATGTGTTATCGCTTAAAAATGATTCGGATATGTATGCTACGATGGATTTTGCGCTCGTTGATTTACAATTCGGGAACTTATGGTGCTGGAAAGCGGGCGGCATGACGACATATGTGCTGCGTGGTGACGAATTATTTAAAGTAGAAAGTACCTGTGCGCCAATTGGATTTTTACCGGACTTTGCAGTGGATACAGAAATGGTGAAATTGCGTGCGGAAGATATTATATTAATGGTATCAGATGGCTTATTTACGGCGTCTGAACAATGGGATGTACAGGAAAAGCGATTTATAGCGGCAATTCGTGAAAGCCTAGCACAGGGAGCCTCGATTCAAGTAGCGTTATTTGATTGTATGACACATTATAAGCAAAAGTACGAAATAACCGATGATTGCACAGTCATGCTGTTTCGTTTACAGCATGTAGCGAAGCCGTGGCATGTTTTTCGACCGACCGATGATTTCCGTTTAAATTGA